In the genome of Aspergillus luchuensis IFO 4308 DNA, chromosome 2, nearly complete sequence, one region contains:
- a CDS encoding uncharacterized protein (COG:B;~EggNog:ENOG410PQ5M;~InterPro:IPR009071,IPR036910;~PFAM:PF00505), translating to MATVATARMIRGQPPSPPHSTDGDPAPEVHRTSCGTLQQAYGHHDPYGSMLHGNRASGDISYEHRPHSLEYTPPSSQYVSSGDYPRSLSMQAPMATNGLQVNTPPPAADEGLVSESVPRWSSPPSQRQVTRARVARSPRVRRRNRNRKDTRVELEGPLSEVTKHLTNIPIRDMERWVNRSIEVRHQEVAKRNGKVARPMNSFMLYRSAYADRTKQWFAQNNHQVVSEAAGDSWRLESPEIRQKYELLANIEKSNHLKAHPGYKFSPSKDKKKRAGSEDERPLASTPGSTSAFLQNRAASSSEIDSSGWESRDSTPFDFADHGLHLPGDTYLSSSAWHAANHGRPHPGMIPSSEPSHYLHQTIHAGLIPHVEDVRFKKTGLHGIQYATSSSTPLAALPGATHHDLLQPSTSLPGDGQLDPQLLTLQTELQSPNQLFGSSHNMWQDSSNVNCYTSPSSSLAPYSIPYTATTYSQGIHTLETDPALDGTSGDFDTWINQQGTTY from the exons ATGGCAACTGTCGCTACGGCGAGAATGATTCGCGGTCAACCGCCTTCCCCGCCTCATTCTACTGATGGAGACCCTGCACCAGAAGTTCATCGAACCTCCTGTGGCACGCTCCAGCAAGCTTATGGACATCACGACCCTTATGGTTCTATGTTACATGGAAATCGTGCGTCTGGTGATATTTCATACGAACACAGACCACACTCGCTG GAGTAcactcctccttcatcacaGTACGTCTCTTCCGGGGACTATCCTCGATCACTGTCAATGCAAGCCCCG ATGGCAACAAATGGCCTTCAGGTTAACACGCCTCCCCCTGCTGCAGACGAGGGCCTAGTTTCAGAATCGGTACCACGATGGAGCTCGCCGCCGTCCCAGAGACAGGTGACGAGGGCAAGGGTGGCCAGATCGCCTAGAGTGCGTCGCAGGAATAGAAATAGGAAGGACACAAGAGTCGAGCTCGAAGGCCCTCTGAGTGAAGTGACCAAGCATTTGACAAACATCCCTATTCGAGACATGGAACGCTGGGTGAATCGGTCAATAGAGGTTCGTCACCAAGAGGTAGCCAAGAGGAACGGAAAAGTTGCCAGGCCCATGAACTCTTTCATGCTTTATCGATCGGCATATGCGGACCGGACAAAGCAATGGTTTGCGCAGAACAATCATCAAGTGGTTTCCGAAGCAGCGGGTGACAGCTGGAGGCTTGAATCCCCCGAAATCCGTCAGAAGTACGAGCTTCTGGCCAATATCGAGAAGAGTAACCACCTCAAGGCGCATCCTGGTTACAAGTTCTCGCCGTCGAAAGATAAGAAGAAACGAGCTGGGAGCGAAGATGAGCGTCCCCTGGCCAGCACCCCTGGATCCACTTCAGCTTTTCTTCAAAACCGTGCCGCGAGCTCTTCAGAAATTGATAGTAGTGGCTGGGAAAGTCGGGACTCGACCCCGTTTGACTTTGCTGACCATGGTTTACATCTACCTGGGGATACCTacctttcttcatctgcctGGCATGCAGCCAACCATGGGCGGCCGCACCCTGGCATGATTCCCTCCTCTGAGCCATCTCACTACCTCCACCAGACAATCCATGCAGGGCTTATCCCTCATGTAGAGGATGTCCGATTCAAGAAGACTGGCTTGCATGGGATTCAATATGCTACGTCCTCGTCCACTCCACTGGCTGCTCTACCCGGCGCCACACATCATGACCTTCTTCAACCGTCCACCTCGTTGCCCGGTGATGGACAACTGGATCCCCAGCTCCTGACCCTGCAGACCGAGCTCCAGAGCCCGAACCAGCTCTTTGGCAGCTCTCACAATATGTGGCAAGACTCTTCCAATGTCAACTGCTACACCTCTCCCTCGTCTTCCTTGGCACCTTATTCAATCCCGTATACCGCGACGACCTACTCACAGGGAATACACACCCTAGAAACCGACCCTGCTCTTGATGGTACCAGTGGCGATTTTGACACCTGGATCAACCAGCAGGGCACGACATACTAA
- a CDS encoding uncharacterized protein (COG:S;~EggNog:ENOG410PSSX), translated as MMRCYGRELCAIIARLLDHAKIPHVLWNEYMLSAYGAFTQEPHDISFIIPNRLIDAAYRTLQAAGFTTCPESHIEACSRFQCPEDGMIPARHFHIASYWIVPARTYYLKLYRHGETLFSFPEPTLNEPSRHDKYYMSIRDERLPTHIEPLHDERSMLYVELNERAYRDPYELERYKIKIPNLTMAIHALILLRCRDEGYNSHCDDDWYRMLSSIRWYVVQRGKMQIDRLEAVIQPIWDNLEQQYGNLWIRALRKKLKRERVLPLPTVDRNCGLFCI; from the exons ATGATGCGCTGTTACGGCCGAGAACTATGCGCCATTATCGCGCGTCTTCTGGATCATGCAAAGATCCCTCATGTCCTCTGGAACGAGTACATGCTATCCGCCTATGGTGCCTTTACACAAGAG CCCCACGAcatatccttcatcatcccaaACAGACTGATCGACGCTGCGTATCGAACTCTACAAGCAGCAGGATTCACAACCTGTCCCGAGAGCCACATCGAAGCTTGCTCGCGCTTCCAATGTCCCGAAGACGGCATGATACCAGCAAGACACTTCCATATCGCGAGCTACTGGATTGTTCCCGCGCGTACATACTACCTAAAACTATACAGGCACGGAGAAACCCTCTTCTCATTCCCCGAACCCACTTTGAACGAACCGTCCCGACACGACAAGTACTACATGTCAATTAGGGACGAACGCCTCCCTACTCACATCGAGCCACTGCACGATGAGAGGTCAATGTTATACGTCGAGCTCAATGAAAGAGCATATAGAGACCCCTACGAGCTGGaaagatataaaatcaaGATCCCGAACCTCACTATGGCCATTCACGCTCTCATCCTCTTACGCTGCCGAGACGAGGGCTATAATAGCcattgtgatgatgattggtATCGCATGCTATCTTCTATTCGCTGGTATGTTGTTCAGCGGGGTAAAATGCAGATTGACAGGCTGGAAGCGGTCATCCAGCCGATTTGGGATAACTTGGAACAGCAGTATGGGAATCTTTGGATAAGAGCTCTGcggaagaagctgaagagggagagagtccTACCGCTTCCTACTGTTGATCGGAATT GCGGTTTGTTTTGCATATAA
- the PSF1 gene encoding DNA replication protein PSF1 (BUSCO:EOG092648K5;~COG:L;~EggNog:ENOG410PJ86;~InterPro:IPR036224,IPR021151,IPR005339;~PFAM:PF05916;~go_component: GO:0000811 - GINS complex [Evidence IEA];~go_process: GO:0006260 - DNA replication [Evidence IEA]) — protein MYGEHGNKLVQHAKRTQALTHLPPYQTELVRSVAREVRDLDRDVAHLLGPFEGSFNPSQEPAVACALLVDHLCMRRNKRCLLAYHRVRAEKLEELCWNGVDLLEQQLPTADEGAAGASGQGSGGYAAMGTASGNHSSLSPEEEEYFRQYSDLLAAYKGQWTDIDLTGSLEPPKDLFIDVRVLKDAGEIQTEYGYVRHLILLFFSLARIVDRRVGMLTLHIG, from the exons ATGTACGGCGAACACGGAAATAAGCTT GTGCAACATGCCAAGCGCACTCAGGCTCTCacccatctccctccctaccAAACCGAACTGGTCCGTTCCGTAGCCCGCGAAGTACGCGACCTCGACCGTGATGTCGCACACCTCCTCGGGCCTTTCGAAGGCAGTTTCAATCCGTCACAAGAACCAGCCGTCGCCTGTGCCCTTCTAGTGGATCACCTCTGTATGCGCCGCAACAAACGATGTCTACTTGCCTACCACCGTGTTCGCgccgagaagctcgaggagcTATGTTGGAATGGCGTCGACTTGCTCGAACAGCAGCTACCGACTGCAGACGAAGGGGCTGCAGGTGCGTCAGGCCAGGGGAGCGGGGGGTATGCAGCGATGGGCACTGCGAGTGGGAACCACAGTTCGTTGAgcccggaagaagaagagtacTTCCGGCAATATAGCGATCTCCTGGCGGCGTACAAGGGACAATGGACGGATATTGATCTTACGGGAAGCCTGGAGCCCCCGAAGGATCTCTTCATAGACGTGAGGGTCTTGAAGGATGCGGGGGAGATTCAGACCGAGTATGGGTATGTGAGGCATTTGAttctactttttttttccctcgcGCGTATTGTTGATCGGCGGGTTGGAATGCTGACATTGCATATAGGGTGA
- a CDS encoding sulfate transporter family protein (BUSCO:EOG09260A27;~COG:P;~EggNog:ENOG410PG8Q;~InterPro:IPR002645,IPR001902,IPR000595,IPR018490, IPR036513,IPR014710,IPR011547;~PFAM:PF00916,PF00027,PF01740;~TransMembrane:10 (o277-298i310-332o365-387i399-421o441-463i470-487o537-559i571-591o611-643i664-696o);~go_component: GO:0016020 - membrane [Evidence IEA];~go_component: GO:0016021 - integral component of membrane [Evidence IEA];~go_function: GO:0008271 - secondary active sulfate transmembrane transporter activity [Evidence IEA];~go_function: GO:0015116 - sulfate transmembrane transporter activity [Evidence IEA];~go_process: GO:0008272 - sulfate transport [Evidence IEA];~go_process: GO:0055085 - transmembrane transport [Evidence IEA]), protein MGVFRSRDSSDFRISGVSPHRSPLEDDLDSNRTEIPVEHANHGSPPRSSGLDSLVSGGTSFRTPSRSFFHRSFHTPADTAHYSTHGLREQTAELASFALSHESNTLPPSLDIFQSSQSPNRPSSPSISFAAQGRTNIEPGPSSVPTTGSSVLTQLMRKPDASEADRDNRDRASDWDEFSESAVSEDHTLGVAAGGAPATEQTSLLPKTVQAGPFQNYGGTGDVESQGISGNNKTNAFPGAVHKLRMCFCTLSNPKSWDGQTVWRDGIVYPLSFLPSVFLGLLLNILDALSYGMILFPLSEPVFADLGSDGISMFYVSTIISQLVFSCGGSIFKGGIGSEMIEVVPFFHQMAFTILNRVGQDNPQAVLATTILSFSVSSVLTGLVFFLMGTCKLGALIGFFPRHILIGCIGGVGFFLLLTGVEVSARLPGPFDFTLGTFEKLMQLDTIFLWTTPLFLAVGLLVLKRFLRSNFLVGGYFIGVAIVFYIVKFSARVPMDSLRGKGWVFDAPSSSNPWYHFYTLYDFSAVDWSAFLDTIPAMFALTFFGVLHVPINVPALGISTGEDNLNVDRELIAHGVTNALSGFAGSIQNYLVYTNSLLFIDSGGNSRVAGVMLAAATAGIMVIGPVIVGFIPVMVVGALIFLLGIELMQEALVDTWGKLHRHEYLTVVIIVATMGAWDFVVGIFVGIILACLSFVVQTSRKSAIRATFSGRFTGSTVRRPPIQQSFLKEAGQQSLIIKLGGYLFFGTIVSVENTMRGLIEEEAFNKRPIRFLILDFSRVYGIDFSAAEAFTRINRILRKRNVQMTISGLDVGGDVGKSLQNVGLFEPINGVEIFEDLNSALEFCENDYLKVFYSHREALLNGKNKSSAFLEVPTPQGQSHLGDAVVSSPRQQYLQQAARTTLHENEMAVVQPAAWSAMRQPLPLLLQTFQGLTSRNEDFWFKACTYFVRESYAAGTVLYHEGDVPKGFYLLESGMLRAEYELPQGRYFEIIVAGRPCGELPFFSETRRTATVKAEQDCVSWCLTAEKWQNMREREPEIARELLTVSLKLTTERMDSITSYVLTTAA, encoded by the exons ATGGGTGTCTTCCGCTCCCGAGACAGCAGCGACTTTCGCATATCCGGGGTATCCCCTCATCGCTCTCCCTTGGAGGACGACCTAGACTCGAACAGAACAGAGATCCCGGTTGAACATGCCAATCATGGTAGCCCGCCCCGGTCCTCAGGCCTAGATTCACTGGTATCTGGCGGTACCAGCTTCCGAACTCCAAGTCGGTCTTTTTTCCACCGGTCATTCCATACTCCAGCAG ACACGGCGCACTATTCAACCCATGGCCTCAGGGAGCAGACAGCCGAACTGGCTTCCTTTGCATTGTCGCATGAATCGAATACTCTTCCCCCTTCCTTGGATATCTTTCAATCCTCCCAAAGTCCCAAccgcccatcttctccatctatcAGTTTTGCTGCGCAAGGAAGGACAAATATAGAACCCGGTCCTTCCTCCGTCCCTACCACTGGTTCGTCGGTCCTGACACAGCTAATGCGCAAACCCGACGCCTCCGAGGCTGATCGAGACAACCGGGACAGAGCCTCCGACTGGGATGAGTTTAGCGAGAGTGCAGTGTCCGAGGATCATACCCTAGGAGTTGCGGCGGGGGGTGCGCCTGCTACTGAGCAGACTTCCTTGTTGCCCAAGACAGTACAAGCAGGACCTTTTCAGAACTATGGCGGGACTGGCGACGTCGAAAGTCAAGGCATTTCGGGGAATAATAAAACAAACGCATTTCCTGGAGCTGTTCACAAGCTTAGGATGTGTTTCTGTACGCTATCGAATCCGAAGTCGTGGGACGGACAGACTGTATGGCGGGATGGGATTGTCTATCCGCTCAGCTTTTTGCCGTCGGTattccttggccttctgcTTAATATCCTTGACGCTCTTTCATACGGCATGATTCTTTTCCCGCTGAGCGAACCAGTCTTTGCTGATCTGGGCTCGGACGGTATCTCAATGTTCTATGTTAGTACCATCATTTCACAGTTGGTCTTCTCTTGTGGGGGTTCCATCTTCaaaggaggaattgggagTGAGATGATCGAGGTTGTCCCGTTCTTCCACCAGATGGCCTTTACCATTCTCAATCGGGTTGGTCAAGACAACCCGCAAGCTGTGTTGGCCACGActattctctccttctcggtCAGCTCGGTTCTTACAGGCTTGGTGTTCTTCTTAATGGGAACCTGTAAGCTCGGTGCTCTGATTGGCTTCTTCCCACGTCACATCTTGATTGGATGCATCGGTGGTGTAGGATTCTTCCTGTTGCTCACGGGTGTTGAAGTGTCTGCTCGATTACCAGGCCCGTTCGATTTCACCTTGGGAACATTCGAAAAGCTTATGCAGCTAGACACGATATTTCTGTGGACGACCCCATTGTTTCTTGCTGTTGGCCTTCTTGTTTTGAAGCGTTTCTTGCGTTCCAATTTCTTGGTTGGTGGATATTTCATTGGTGTGGCCATTGTATTCTATATTGTGAAATTCAGTGCCAGAGTACCTATGGATTCATTGCGCGGCAAAGGGTGGGTGTTCGATGCTCCATCTTCGTCAAATCCGTGGTACCACTTTTACACTCTTTATG ATTTCTCTGCTGTTGATTGGTCTGCATTTCTTGACACGATACCTGCCATGTTTGCACTCACATTCTTCGGAGTACTTCACGTACCCATCAATGTTCCAGCTTTAGGAATCTCTACCGGCGAAGATAATCTCAATGTCGACCGTGAACTCATTGCTCACGGTGTCACTAATGCCTTGTCTGGCTTTGCTGGAAGTATTCAG AACTACCTTGTATATACAAACAGTCTTTTGTTCATTGACAGCGGCGGCAACTCTCGTGTGGCAGGAGTCATGCTTGCAGCTGCTACTGCGGGGATCATGGTTATCGGTCCAGTTATTGTCGGATTCATTCCAGTAATGGTTGTAGGAGCGCTCATATTTCTGTTGGGCATCGAACTGATGCAAGAGGCTTTGGTTGATACATGGGGCAAATTGCATCGACATGAATATCTGACG GTTGTGATCATCGTTGCGACCATGGGTGCTTGGGACTTCGTGGTGGGTATCTTTGTGGGGATCATCCTCGCATGTCTAAGCTTCGTCGTCCAAACTTCACGCAAATCCGCCATTCGCGCCACCTTTTCTGGCAGATTTACCGGTTCAACAGTCAGGCGACCGCCCATTCAGCAAAGCTTCCTGAAGGAAGCAGGACAGCAGTCACTCATCATCAAGCTTGGTGGATATCTGTTCTTTGGGACCATCGTGAGTGTGGAAAACACCATGAGGGGACTTATTGAGGAGGAAGCATTCAACAAACGCCCGATCCGCTTTCTGATTCTGGACTTCTCCCGCGTTTATGGCATCGACTTctccgcagcagaagcatTCACTCGCATCAATCGGATTCTGAGGAAACGGAATGTGCAGATGACGATTTCTGGCCTCGATGTAGGAGGAGACGTCGGGAAAAGCTTGCAGAATGTGGGGCTATTCGAGCCCATAAATGGTGTTGAGATCTTTGAAGATCTAAACTCGGCGCTCGAGTTCTGTGAGAATGACTACCTGAAGGTCTTCTATAGCCACAGGGAAGCCTTGTTAAACGGCAAGAACAAGTCGTCGGCCTTCCTCGAAGTTCCCACGCCTCAGGGTCAGTCTCATCTTGGAGATGCGGTGGTGAGTTCACCTCGTCAGCAATACTTGCAGCAAGCCGCTAGAACGACTCTCCATGAGAACGAAATGGCGGTTGTCCAACCAGCTGCATGGTCCGCAATGCGACAACCCCTGCCGCTTCTCCTTCAGACATTCCAGGGCTTGACGTCTCGCAACGAAGATTTTTGGTTCAAGGCTTGCACGTATTTCGTCCGCGAGAGCTACGCAGCTGGCACCGTGCTGTATCACGAAGGTGACGTCCCGAAAGGCTTCTATCTACTGGAGTCGGGGATGTTACGTGCAGAGTATGAGCTGCCTCAGGGACGATACTTCGAAATCATCGTAGCCGGACGGCCATGCGGCGAGTTACCATTCTTCAGCGAAACGCGGCGGACCGCAACAGTCAAGGCCGAACAGGACTGTGTGAGCTGGTGCTTGACTGCGGAGAAATGGCAAAACATGCGCGAGCGTGAGCCAGAGATTGCGCGAGAGCTGCTAACCGTTAGTCTCAAGCTGACGACGGAGCGAATGGACAGTATTACTTC ATATGTTCTCACGACGGCAGCTTGA
- a CDS encoding uncharacterized protein (SECRETED:SignalP(1-25);~TransMembrane:1 (n10-20c25/26o41-58i)): protein MTRPRRPHPFIFALALALLSAPAPALPPLFFLSLPSSSSSASFFLFFSSSPLLFPLHIHSNRDCPSRVHFFSHPPFPLHCDTRALVALRKESFCFLLLRYPLKRYPARRAPLITKLRQLP from the coding sequence ATGACCAGGCCTCGTCGCCCACACCCTTTCATTTTCGCCCTCGCCCTCGCCCTCCTTTCGGcccctgctcctgctctccctcccctctttttcttgtcgcttccttcctcttcttcttctgcttctttctttctcttcttctcctcttctcctcttcttttccctctccatATTCATTCTAATCGTGACTGTCCGTCCCGGGttcatttcttttcccaCCCACCTTTTCCCCTTCATTGTGATACCCGAGCTCTTGTAGCTTTGCGCAAAGAGAGcttttgtttccttctgTTGAGATACCCCTTAAAGAGATACCCTGCTCGACGCGCGCCTTTAATTACGAAGCTTCGCCAGCTTCCCTAG
- a CDS encoding uncharacterized protein (COG:S;~EggNog:ENOG410PJRW;~InterPro:IPR001849,IPR039483,IPR039712;~PFAM:PF15406,PF00169) produces MSDVQKPVEETPAAAPAVAPATEAPAATETPATETPAAEEPKETPAETTEAAAPAAAEESKTEETPAEQPKEEPKQEEVTPASEGVLGYKAPGLVKGLRFAKRFFYFSDDAVESKQLSAFHQNEKAAVANPIAAWASQTGKGLLFFTKRAEDKASPAGIFNLADVSDIAKEGSTELHFKVNGQKHTFQASSTSERDSWIAALEAKAAEAKAEKEAVTSSEGYKAELEKLSKPAVAEPAKKAEPKEEAAPAEDKKEDKAASKSRSQSRKRASIFGTLLGKKEEAKEEAAPAEDKEDKAEEAKPAEAATEAPAAEASAAAETTEAAPAEASDKKEEKEEKKEEKEEKKAETPAPKSKRASLFGNFFQKVTSPSHEKSEKEATAPAETAVASTAPQLDNPVEEAAVKPIEPESVTAPAEAEAAKDAAPASPAAETPKDKRRTSFFGNFGKKKGDSDNEGADGEPKPKGNKLGGIFRKPSKAVKSEPKEAKEATEAEAAPKEAPVQESPAEESAKPAEAAPAEESKPVDVATSTPVQAAA; encoded by the exons ATGTCCGACGTTCAGAAGCCTGTCGAGGAGACTCCTGCGGCTGCCCCCGCCGTTGCTCCTGCTACTGAAGCGCCTGCTGCCACCGAAACCCCGGCCACCGAGACCCCCGCCGCTGAGGAGCCCAAGGAGACTCCCGCTGAGACCACTGAGGCTGCtgcccccgccgccgcggaGGAGTCCAAGACCGAGGAGACTCCCGCCGAACAGCCCAAGGAGGAGCccaagcaggaggaggtgaCCCCCGCTTCTGAGGGTGTCCTGGGTTACAAGGCCCCCGGTCTCGTCAA GGGCCTCCGTTTCGCCAAGCGATTCTTCTACTTCAGCGACGACGCTGTCGAGTCTAAGCAGCTGTCTGCCTTCCACCAGAACGAGAAGGCCGCCGTCGCCAACCCCATCGCCGCCTGGGCCAGCCAGACCGGCAAGGGTCTTCTGTTCTTCACCAAGCGCGCAGAGGACAAGGCCTCTCCCGCCGGCATCTTCAACCTG GCTGATGTTTCCGACATTGCCAAGGAAGGCTCCACCGAGCTGCACTTCAAGGTCAACGGCCAGAAGCACACCTTCCAGGCCTCCAGCACCTCCGAGCGTGACAGCTGGATCGCCGCCCTCGAGgccaaggctgctgaggccaaggctgagaaggaggctgtgaCCTCCAGCGAGGGCTACAAGGCCGAGCTCGAGAAGCTGA GCAAGCCTGCTGTTGCCGAGCCCGCTAAGAAGGCCGAGCCTaaggaggaggctgcccCCGCcgaggacaagaaggaggacaAGGCTGCCTCCAAGAGCCGCTCTCAGTCTCGCAAGAGAGCCAGCATCTTCGGAACTCTTcttggaaagaaggaggaggccaaggaggaggctgcccCTGCTGAGGACAAGGAGGACAAGGCCGAGGAGGCTAAGCCTGCTGAGGCTGCTACTGAGGcccctgctgctgaggcttcGGCTGCCGCTGAGACCACTGAGG ctgctcctgctgaaGCCAGtgacaagaaggaagaaaaggaggagaagaaggaggagaaggaagagaagaaggctgaAACTCCTGCCCCCAAGTCCAAGCGTGCTTCTCTTTTCGGcaacttcttccagaaggtcACCAGCCCCTCCCACGAGAAgtcggagaaggaggccacTGCTCCTGCCGAGACCGCTGTTGCTAGCACTGCTCCTCAGCTGGACAACCCCGTTGAGGAGGCCGCTGTGAAGCCCATCGAGCCCGAGAGCGTGACTGCTCccgctgaggctgaggctgccaAGGACGCCGCTCCCGCTTCTCCCGCCGCTGAGACGCCCAAGGACAAGCGTCGCACCTCTTTCTTCGGCAACttcggcaagaagaagggtgacTCCGACAACGAGGGTGCCGATGGCGAGCCCAAGCCCAAGGGCAACAAGCTTGGTGGCATCTTCCGCAAGCCCAGCAAGGCCGTGAAGTCCGAGCccaaggaggccaaggaggccaccgaggctgaggctgctCCCAAGGAGGCTCCCGTCCAGGAGTCTCCTGCCGAGGAGAGCGCTAAGCCTGCTGAGGCTGCTCCCGCTGAGGAGTCCAAGCCCGTCGACGTCGCCACCTCTACTCCTGTTCAAGCTGCTGCATGA
- the cpcA gene encoding amino acid starvation-responsive transcription factor GCN4 (COG:K;~EggNog:ENOG410PP0E;~InterPro:IPR004827;~PFAM:PF07716;~go_function: GO:0003700 - DNA-binding transcription factor activity [Evidence IEA];~go_process: GO:0006355 - regulation of transcription, DNA-templated [Evidence IEA]) has protein sequence MVIGGEIRARPHTQTVKKCLASRRCLALLFSLLFLSLPLHLSSHSTHLSIQIYHHSVTIQHHTYTTSDTPCFQNGLLNASPAPATSFSYETDTIDPLRTSSFSNLSSSTPSESPVPGPLNFSIALRSSSSPNNAFPFDISSFTTDTQQQSWLPTPPPQQPSAPVNLIPSDNNNNPSPLPQDFVLFPAPCPPPQPRDSRAQAPINSTPRLSAYQPSLVQPGYPVRRHSSALHQQLPGSPAQVPLSARLAAQSSGYSSSPSSWSHPALRKHFARRFATPAASNSTPAVNNTAYSNRPPVPLFNDKTVNYSAFPNQHNQNLKRKYASYLHHRRIMSTPNIAQDFPELFDLQSNRFGDDLSSPESNMLSPQINTSFFSPMGEVAPPGTVSPKDLFFDASAPPSTTFTDLSTPPLDTPGFFSQNTSPMINTEMDLNAVPEEWESLFPQDGFSLDLDSAALELAASLQQPKATGPPPTPVIRDSASPAPSASPAPSRQGTKHSTVAGVNARQRKPLPPIKFDSADPAAMKRARNTEAARKSRARKLERQGEMERRIEELERMLEESKQREEYWRSMAKTGTN, from the exons ATGGTGATTGGCGGAGAGATCCGGGCAAGACCGCACACACAAACAGTTAAGAAGTGCCTGGCTTCCCGTCGCTGCCTggcgcttcttttctccctcctttttctttctctcccacttcatctttcttcccacTCCACACATCTCTCTATTCAAATTTATCACCACTCAGTCACCATACAGCATCATACTTATACCACTTCTGATACTCCGTGCTTTCAAAATGGCCTGCTAAACGCCTCCCCCGCACCAGCTACGTCTTTCTCGTACGAGACAGACACCATAGATCCTCTTCGGACCTCGTCTTTTTCTaatctctcctcttccaccccctcaGAGTCTCCTGTCCCAGGACCTCTGAACTTTAGCATCGCTTTGCGTAGCTCAAGTTCTCCGAACAACGCTTTCCCGTTCGACATCTCGTCGTTCACCACGGATACCCAACAGCAATCATGGCTTCCCACGCCCCCGCCTCAGCAGCCATCGGCTCCAGTGAATTTGATTCccagcgacaacaacaacaaccccagtCCCCTTCCGCAGGACTTCGTGCTCTTTCCCGCTCCGTGTCCCCCGCCGCAACCCAGGGACTCGCGTGCTCAAGCACCGATCAATTCTACCCCTAGATTATCCGCATATCAACCTTCTCTGGTCCAACCAGGGTATCCTGTTAGACGACACTCTTCAGCTTTGCATCAGCAGCTCCCAGGCTCGCCTGCGCAGGTTCCTCTTTCGGCCAGATTAGCCGCTCAATCTTCCGGATATTCCTCGTCTCCGTCTTCTTGGTCTCACCCCGCTCTGCGAAAGCATTTCGCGCGTCGGTTCGCAACACCTGCCGCTTCGAATTCTACTCCTGCAGTGAACAACACTGCCTACTCTAACCGCCCACCCGTCCCTCTATTCAACGACAAGACGGTCAACTATTCCGCCTTTCCGAATCAGCACAACCAAAACCTAAAGAGAAAATACGCTTCGTATCTACACCATCGCCGCATCATGTCTACCCCCAACATCGCTCAAG ATTTCCCTGAGCTTTTTGATCTTCAGTCCAACCGCTTTGGGGACGATCTCAGCTCCCCAGAGTCCAACATGCTTTCGCCCCAGATCAACACTTCGTTCTTCAGCCCGATGGGTGAGGTTGCCCCTCCGGGCACTGTCTCGCCGAAGGATCTGTTCTTCGATGCTTCGGCTCCCCCATCGACGACTTTCACTGATCTCAGCACTCCCCCGCTGGATACGCCTGGCTTCTTCAGTCAGAACACATCTCCCATGATCAATACCGAGATGGATCTGAACGCCGTGCCTGAGGAGTGGGAGTCTTTGTTCCCTCAGGATGGGTTTTCTCTGGACTTGGACTCGGCTGCCCTTGAGCTTGCTGCTTCGCTTCAACAGCCCAAGGCGACCGGACCTCCTCCGACTCCAGTGATCCGTGACAGCGCCTCGCCCGCGCCGTCTGCCTCTCCTGCCCCATCCCGTCAGGGCACCAAGCACTCCACAGTGGCCGGTGTCAATGCGCGCCAGCGGAAGCCGTTGCCTCCGATCAAGTTTGACTCTGCCGACCCCGCCGCCATGAAGAGGGCCCGCAATACCGAGGCTGCTCGCAAATCTCGTGCTCGCAAGCTTGAGCGTCAAGGCGAGATGGAGCGCCGTATTGAGGAGCTCGAGCGGATGCTTGAAGAGTCCAAGCAACGCGAGGAGTACTGGCGAAGCATGGCCAAGACTGGCACCAACTGA